One Methanobrevibacter sp. genomic window carries:
- a CDS encoding 4Fe-4S binding protein: MKVDMEECGVCEDCIDVCLEEAIERRAYTIIIDETKCTNCGECVDVCPVGALYEE; this comes from the coding sequence TTGAAAGTAGATATGGAAGAATGCGGAGTTTGCGAAGATTGTATTGATGTTTGTTTAGAAGAAGCTATTGAAAGAAGAGCTTATACAATCATCATTGATGAAACAAAATGCACTAACTGTGGAGAATGTGTAGACGTGTGTCCAGTTGGAGCGTTATACGAAGAATAG